TACAGAAAAACCTAAAGAAATTTTGTTGCAGGAACTCAACCACGGGATTGCCCGGAAGAGTCAGTGTAAGGGTTGCGCTAATCGCTCCGAGTACGATTATCCCTACGACAACGAGTTTGCTCCAGTCCTGGCCGACCAGACTGCCCAATAGCGTAGGCTCTCTGGAGAGATATGCGCTTGCCGCGTAGTATTCCTCGCCGAATATCGTATAATCGCACGATGCCAGGAAAAATGGAATCTGGACGGTCCCGGCCAGGCTCGCGATCTGGATCGCACCCGCATGGTGGCCGTTTTCGGACAGGACCAACGCTTCCGCGGCAAAACTCCCGCAATAGAAGATCGTGGCTACCTTTTCGCGATACATAGTTCCCACGACCCCCGACGCATATGCAAACTGGCGTCCCGACAAATACCTTACATCATCTGCGTTGAACTGCTCCGGCTTGCCTTCAGAGGTATAAGCATCTTTGGAGACTTCTTCCGCAACAGTATAAAGCACTGCGTCGAAGAGCGGGACGATCACCCGCGTGCCGTATTTGGCGGCATGCTTGGTGACGTGCGAGAGGACGGCCATCGATTGAAGCCCGACTATATCCAGCCCGCATATACCGGGCACGAAGAGCATAGGCCGACCCATCTCAGTTGCCCGACCGACCGCTTCATCCAGAACGGACAGTCCCGGTATACGCCGAATAAAAAGCTGTTGTCCACGCCGCGCGGAGAGTATTTTATATAGTATGAAAAACGTGAGCAGTCCTTCGACTATATAGACCGCTCCATTTGCATAATCGCCCATTTACATCCTCTATACGTATAAATCCTGCCCGTTTTCTCCCGGACTATCTGTATTAGTTAGCGAGCCTGGTCCGTACTTCCTTGCACATCGGGATATTTTGTCTCAAAATCCTCCGCCGAAAAATCTGAAGAAGTGGCAATGCAGGAACCCGGCTATTGGATTACCCGGCATTACTTGCGCAAGCGTGACGCTGATCGCTCCAAGAATGACAATGCCGACGATCAGTATCTTGCCCCAGTCCTGACCCACAAGGCTTCCCAGCAGTGTCGGTTCCCTTGAAAGATATGCGCTTGTCGCATAGTACTCTTCGCCTATGATCGTATAATCGCAGGATGCCAACAGGAAAGGCACCTGGGTAGTCTCCGTAGTGCCTGCGATCTGGATCGCCCCGGCCCGCTGACCATTTTCCGACAGGATCAGGGCTTCTGCGGCAAAGTATCCGAAGTAGAAAACAGTGGCGACCTGCTCACGATAGATCGTCCCGACTACACCCGATGCCCATGCGAACTGCCGTCCGGATAGATATCTGATATCATCAATGTTGAACAGTTCCGGCCTACCCGCATCGGCGTAAGCGTCTTTTGACACTTCTTCGGCGACGGTATACAGCACCGCATCCGCAAGTGGAACGATCACCCGCGTGCCGTATTTGGCTGCATGCTTGGTGACGTGCGAGAGGACCGCCATTGCCTGCAGCCCTATTATATCCAACCCGCTCAACCCCGGCACGAAGAGCATCGGCTTGCCCATTTCAGTCGCGCGCCCGACGGCCTCGTCCAGCGACGACAGTCCGGCTATTCGCCGTATATACAGCTTCTGTCCAAGTCGGGCTGAAAATATTTTATATAATATAAAGAAGCAGAGTAACCCTTCGACGACATATACCGCTGTGTTTGCGTAATCGCCCATTTTGGTTCCTATCCAAGAGTGGACAGCATCGGCAACTCTTTGAGTTATGAATCCCAGTCTCTAACTTTTTGACTTTTTAACTTTTTAACTTTTTGACTTTCAGACTCCCCGGCTTCCATGCTCATTTCTTCAATACGAGTGATGAGCAAATCCACGTTGTTTCTATCCGCAAGCAGTCTGCTCAGGTCGGCCATCCCTTTTGCTCCTACCAGGGGGCCAAGAAACGGCATGGCGACAAGCGCGGCCTGACTGGCGATAAACGATAGCGGCTTGTGCATTTCCAGAAAGAGCACTGCCGGAGTCTCCAGCCGTCTTGAGACGACCTTTTCCGATATGGAGTTAATCAGCGAGTCGCGTTCTTCCTCGCTCAGAGGCAAGCTTATTTCAATCGGCGGCATTTTTCACCCATAAAGCTTTTACCGTGTCGATCACATCACTTTTGTTATCAGCGAACCTGAGATATACCCCTCTGAACGCCTCCAGGCGCGAAGGTCGATCAAGCGGACTTAGCTTGACGCCCGTATCATCGAGATAGCAGCGCTGAACGTTCTCCCATTTGATCTCACTTTGCTTGAACTTCGTATGGCATAACGCGCTCTCGCGTGTGAGGGTGTAATTTACGGGGAAGACAAAGTCAGCGAACCCTGCGATCATTACGGCCGCCACCGCAAATACTGCCAGGCAGCCGATCCACCAATACGCAGCAATTGACACGAATGCGATCGATCCAGCCAGAACAGCCAGCTTCATGGGGCACTGACGGGCTAGATGCACATTCCAACTCATAACTATCTTGTTCTCAGTCTCTGCGGGATCATTTCGGGTGGACATTAAGGTAATGACTGCATTTTCAGATTAAGTAGTTGAGTCCATTATATGAATGAACAAAATCAGTGTCAAGCTCAACATCGCATAATTGCCTCTCGCATAAAGAATAGTCGAGGTTTTACTGATAATATAAGTGCGGCAATCCGTTTGCTGCATCGTGATCATTGACAATCCCGCTTGGACGATGCGCCAGGCAATTTGTAAGCCAGCATCCGGCGTCATGCTGCTTTGGTGTGAGGTATGATGTATTTTTTTGGCATGAGCAATAATTGGTGTTGACTGTCGGCCAAAAGTGATGTAATATGCCTGTATAGGCAGGTCATGCTTGTCGCAATGCGGGTGGGCGCCGGCATGCGAAAGGCTAGACGATGCAAGTGGGAAGAGTGAATAATAAGGGATTACTAAAAAGGGCTGCACGTGGTTTTACTCTTGTAGAACTGCTTGTAGTGATGGTGGTTGTCGCCATCCTGGGAACTATCATGTTCCCCGTCTTTATAAAGTCAAAAGAAACCGCGAAAATCTCCGAGTGTCTGTCGAACATGAGGCAGATCGGCGCAGGTTTGCGCATGTATATGGATGACTACGGCGACCGGTTCCCCGCTGCCGTTAGTTACGGTTCCCCGGAATACTGGCAACCAAGAAACCGTAATACTCTGCAGGGACTTCTTCAGCCTTATGTAATGAACGGCATGGTCTACGAAATAACAGACGGCAAAAAAGTGTATGTGAACGCGGGTGTTTTCCGTTGTCCCAGCGACAGCGGCGTGACCGACGAAACCATATGCTCCTGTGGTATCGAGAAGGGTATGCCGGTTTGGAAATCTACCGGCAGCAGCTATGAGTACTATGCCTCCGTTCAGGAAGACTGGGCTCATTCCAGTGTTGCGGTTCCATGGACATCGCTTTCACCGCTGCTCGCCAGCGCATCGGGCAAAGAGCGAGTGGGAGCGCCATATAAGTGCATTGCATACCCAACCAAGAAAGCCGTAATCGGCGACCTGTGCCTCTGGCATCTGGGCGATCAGACCCCGGATAACTGCGTGGCTTATTCCAATACTCTGTTTGCCGATGGACATGCCTCACGTGTAAGAGGGACCGACCACCTCGAAGCAAGGCTGCAGCAGCTAAGCCGTTGGCATACCGCAACTGAGATAAGTTCCGAAAAGTAATTTACTTCAAAGAAAGGACCCTCATTTATGCGCAGATTTGCTGTATATGTTGTCGCGTTAATTTTGAGCCTGGGAGGTAGCAGTTTGTCTGCACGTACAATTCAAATAATAGCTCACAGAGGAGCCTCTTACACTGCGCCGGAGAATACTCTGGCATCATTCGAGCTTGGCTGGAAATGGGCTGACGGTGTGGAGCTTGACATTCAAAGGTCCAAAGACGGCAAAGCAATGGTCATTCATGATGCCGACACCAACAGAGTGTCCGACAAAATCCTCTCAATTCCAGGCACCGACTCCGCAACACTGCGCACAGTCGATGTCGGCAGTTATAAAGACAAGAAGTACGCCGGTGAGAAAATTCCCTTTATCGAAGAAGTGCTTGCTGCCCAACCTAAAGACCGTATTCTCTTTATAGAAATCAAGTGCGGCCAGGATATACTGCCTTTGCTGTGTGATGCAATAAAAACCAGCGGTAAGCAGGAAGTCGTCCGAATCATAGGCTTTGACATCAATGTCATCACCGCATTCAAGAAGATGATGCCGACAGTGCCCGTATACTGGCTCGACGCCACAAACAAGGCAAACCCGACTTACGACAGCGCCGCAATCATAAAGACTGTCAAAGACCATGGTCTTGACGGTGTCGACCTCGAGATGACAGCCGTGGACAAGCCTCTTGTCGATGCGATGAGGTCCGCCGGTCTGAAGACTTATGTCTGGACTG
This genomic stretch from Armatimonadota bacterium harbors:
- a CDS encoding prepilin-type N-terminal cleavage/methylation domain-containing protein — its product is MNNKGLLKRAARGFTLVELLVVMVVVAILGTIMFPVFIKSKETAKISECLSNMRQIGAGLRMYMDDYGDRFPAAVSYGSPEYWQPRNRNTLQGLLQPYVMNGMVYEITDGKKVYVNAGVFRCPSDSGVTDETICSCGIEKGMPVWKSTGSSYEYYASVQEDWAHSSVAVPWTSLSPLLASASGKERVGAPYKCIAYPTKKAVIGDLCLWHLGDQTPDNCVAYSNTLFADGHASRVRGTDHLEARLQQLSRWHTATEISSEK
- a CDS encoding DUF6754 domain-containing protein; the protein is MGDYANGAVYIVEGLLTFFILYKILSARRGQQLFIRRIPGLSVLDEAVGRATEMGRPMLFVPGICGLDIVGLQSMAVLSHVTKHAAKYGTRVIVPLFDAVLYTVAEEVSKDAYTSEGKPEQFNADDVRYLSGRQFAYASGVVGTMYREKVATIFYCGSFAAEALVLSENGHHAGAIQIASLAGTVQIPFFLASCDYTIFGEEYYAASAYLSREPTLLGSLVGQDWSKLVVVGIIVLGAISATLTLTLPGNPVVEFLQQNFFRFFCKGQ
- a CDS encoding glycerophosphodiester phosphodiesterase family protein, which produces MSARTIQIIAHRGASYTAPENTLASFELGWKWADGVELDIQRSKDGKAMVIHDADTNRVSDKILSIPGTDSATLRTVDVGSYKDKKYAGEKIPFIEEVLAAQPKDRILFIEIKCGQDILPLLCDAIKTSGKQEVVRIIGFDINVITAFKKMMPTVPVYWLDATNKANPTYDSAAIIKTVKDHGLDGVDLEMTAVDKPLVDAMRSAGLKTYVWTVDDPLDMKRIIDAGVDGITTNRADVLNNVFRHTKNH
- a CDS encoding DUF6754 domain-containing protein, with protein sequence MGDYANTAVYVVEGLLCFFILYKIFSARLGQKLYIRRIAGLSSLDEAVGRATEMGKPMLFVPGLSGLDIIGLQAMAVLSHVTKHAAKYGTRVIVPLADAVLYTVAEEVSKDAYADAGRPELFNIDDIRYLSGRQFAWASGVVGTIYREQVATVFYFGYFAAEALILSENGQRAGAIQIAGTTETTQVPFLLASCDYTIIGEEYYATSAYLSREPTLLGSLVGQDWGKILIVGIVILGAISVTLAQVMPGNPIAGFLHCHFFRFFGGGF